The following are encoded together in the Panicum virgatum strain AP13 chromosome 6K, P.virgatum_v5, whole genome shotgun sequence genome:
- the LOC120711068 gene encoding disease resistance protein Pik-2-like — translation MEGTGLSLGKSVLDGALGYAKSAIADEVALQLGITSDHAFIRDELEMMLSFLMDAHEVREELEHKVGKTWVKQVRDVAYDVEDCLQDLGVRLRKPSWWCFLRTLLDRHRVATQMKELRAKVEDVSQRNVRYRLIKGSGSKPSTSAGLSTIAGATIFGIEEAKRQKDKAKVDLSRLIIEGNEDLRVISVWGTSGVLGQTVIIKRVYDDLKRSKKFKLYAWIRIARSLSPIEFLQSIMRQFYQTSFEEAGMAQEKTNIGTQVLKKMAMMKQDDLVNAFTEHVNEKSYLIVLSDLASIEEWDWIKEYFPNNKKQSRIIVSAEHGEVASLCAGQESVASELKQWSDDQSIFAFYDKVCQNQSAIMEVGCSSSEAILGSNNSEMPTDRIHEDDQLVSKSGTRIGTITSALEESQVVGREKDKFDLNQSNFKAR, via the exons ATGGAAGGGACAGGGTTGAGCTTGGGCAAGTCTGTGCTTGATGGAGCGCTCGGCTACGCCAAGTCCGCCATCGCGGATGAGGTGGCTTTGCAGCTGGGCATCACAAGCGACCATGCTTTCATCAGGGATGAGCTCGAGATGATGCTGTCTTTCCTGATGGATGCACATGAGGTGAGGGAAGAGCTGGAGCACAAGGTGGGCAAGACCTGGGTGAAGCAGGTCCGAGACGTGGCCTACGACGTTGAAGACTGCCTCCAAGATCTTGGTGTTCGTCTCAGGAAGCCATCTTGGTGGTGCTTCCTCCGAACGCTGCTTGATCGGCACCGCGTGGCCACGCAGATGAAGGAACTCAGAGCTAAGGTTGAGGATGTCAGCCAGAGGAACGTGAGGTATCGCCTCATCAAGGGCAGCGGCTCGAAGCCTTCTACTAGTGCTGGGCTGTCAACCATTGCTGGTGCAACAATATTTGGCATCGAGGAAGCAAAGAGGCAGAAAGACAAGGCAAAAGTGGACCTTTCCCGACTAATCATCGAAGGGAATGAGGATCTTAGAGTGATCTCTGTGTGGGGGACAAGTGGTGTTCTTGGTCAGACCGTCATCATCAAACGAGTGTATGATGATTTGAAGAGAAGCAAGAAGTTCAAGCTCTATGCTTGGATCAGGATTGCCCGTTCTTTAAGTCCAATTGAGTTCCTCCAAAGCATTATGAGGCAATTTTATCAAACCTCTTTTGAAGAAGCAGGGATGGCACAAGAAAAAACAAACATCGGAACTCAAGTTCTTAAGAAGATGGCGATGATGAAGCAAGATGATTTGGTTAATGCATTCACTGAGCACGTGAATGAGAAGAGCTATCTCATTGTTCTTAGTGACCTTGCTAGCATTGAAGAGTGGGATTGGATTAAGGAATATTTTCCGaacaacaaaaaacaaagcCGGATCATTGTATCCGCGGAGCACGGTGAAGTTGCAAGCCTATGCGCCGGGCAAGAAAGTGTGGCGTCCGAGCTCAAGCAATGGTCTGATGATCAGAGTATTTTTGCTTTCTACGATAAG GTTTGTCAAAATCAATCCGCAATCATGGAGGTAGGGTGTAGCTCAAGTGAAGCTATACTCGGTTCGAACAACTCTGAAATGCCGACGGACAGGATTCATGAGGATGATCAATTGGTCAGCAAGAGTGGTACTCGCATTGGAACGATCACAAGTGCTTTGGAGGAATCTCAGGTTGTGGGTCGAGAGAAAGACAAGTTCGACCTTAATCAATCTAATTTCAAAGCAAGATGA